A region of Allocoleopsis franciscana PCC 7113 DNA encodes the following proteins:
- a CDS encoding rhomboid family intramembrane serine protease: MSREDRKAILRAETGAIARELKTQGKILGGFVATMWVLEIADLALGGALNVYGIAPHNIIGLRGILFAPFLHGGLGHLIANTIPFIVLGWFVMLQETKDFFVVSAITMLISGLGTWVFGSPNSVHIGASGLIFGYLGFLLARGYFERNFPSILLSITVGILYGSTIWGVLPTQPGISWEGHLFGFIGGVIAARLLARKKLS; the protein is encoded by the coding sequence ATGAGCAGGGAAGACAGAAAAGCCATCCTCCGCGCCGAAACAGGAGCGATCGCTCGTGAATTGAAAACCCAAGGCAAAATCCTCGGTGGATTCGTTGCCACTATGTGGGTTTTAGAGATTGCGGATTTGGCTTTAGGTGGGGCACTCAACGTTTACGGGATTGCCCCACATAATATTATTGGTCTCCGTGGCATTCTGTTTGCCCCTTTCCTACACGGCGGTTTGGGTCACCTGATTGCCAACACCATCCCCTTTATCGTTCTGGGTTGGTTTGTGATGTTGCAAGAAACCAAGGACTTTTTTGTGGTTAGCGCCATTACCATGCTGATAAGTGGCTTAGGGACTTGGGTGTTTGGTTCACCCAACTCTGTTCACATTGGTGCGAGTGGTCTGATCTTCGGTTACCTGGGTTTTTTGTTAGCGCGGGGCTACTTTGAACGTAACTTCCCCTCAATCTTGCTCTCCATTACCGTCGGTATCCTCTACGGGAGTACCATCTGGGGCGTGTTGCCAACTCAACCCGGAATATCCTGGGAAGGACACTTATTTGGCTTTATCGGTGGTGTGATCGCCGCACGCCTCTTGGCACGGAAGAAACTATCATGA
- a CDS encoding TIGR02450 family Trp-rich protein codes for MPKKQKFPYLVGSKWTSRQKTWGWRHFQVVNRKNQGDLVFAEMVASCDPNVRFWLNAKQLKNPSLWQAGWQSLEEMKEEEEEELNEMEVIQ; via the coding sequence ATGCCGAAAAAGCAGAAATTCCCTTACCTCGTGGGTTCCAAATGGACATCCAGGCAGAAAACCTGGGGCTGGCGACACTTTCAGGTTGTCAACCGCAAGAACCAGGGGGATTTAGTCTTTGCCGAAATGGTTGCATCCTGCGACCCCAATGTCCGTTTTTGGCTCAATGCCAAACAACTGAAAAACCCCTCTTTATGGCAAGCCGGTTGGCAATCTCTGGAAGAAATGAAGGAGGAAGAAGAGGAAGAACTGAACGAGATGGAGGTGATTCAATGA
- a CDS encoding Uma2 family endonuclease, whose product MTVSASKPITLDEFLKLPETKPVREYIDGEIIQKPMPKGRHSRLQGKLCAAVNQVTEDAKIAYAFPELRCSFGSRSIVPDVAVFHWHRIPFHADGEVPDDFKLPPDWTIEILSPEQKPNKVIGNILYCLQHGCRLGWFVDPDDRSILVFLPGQQPELMQGSVSEALPKEARLLVLQEIELELTVDRIFGWLKMEG is encoded by the coding sequence ATGACCGTTTCAGCCTCCAAACCTATTACGCTGGATGAGTTTCTAAAACTCCCTGAAACGAAACCAGTTAGGGAATACATTGACGGTGAGATTATTCAGAAGCCGATGCCAAAGGGGAGACACAGTCGCTTGCAAGGCAAACTTTGTGCTGCTGTTAACCAAGTGACTGAGGATGCTAAGATTGCCTACGCTTTCCCTGAACTGCGGTGTAGCTTTGGTAGTCGATCAATTGTCCCTGATGTAGCGGTGTTTCACTGGCATCGCATCCCTTTCCATGCAGATGGAGAGGTACCTGATGATTTTAAACTGCCTCCAGACTGGACAATTGAGATTCTTTCACCCGAACAAAAGCCCAATAAGGTAATTGGTAATATTCTCTACTGTCTACAGCATGGATGCCGATTAGGTTGGTTTGTTGACCCTGATGATCGCAGCATCCTGGTGTTTCTGCCGGGTCAGCAACCTGAACTGATGCAAGGGAGCGTTAGCGAAGCGCTTCCGAAGGAAGCTCGATTATTAGTACTACAGGAGATTGAACTAGAGCTAACCGTAGATCGGATTTTTGGATGGCTCAAGATGGAAGGCTAA
- a CDS encoding DUF3368 domain-containing protein: MPEVITDTSPIQYLYQTNLLGLLPTLYNQIILPQAVADELAQGQSQGVALPDPASLSWLTIRPVQESIPALSVPELGAGEREALTLALEIPDSLVLLDDALARRYARQLNIIFTGTLGIILKAKQSGYIETVAPVLDQLDALRFRLDPGTRATVLKLAEESS; encoded by the coding sequence ATGCCTGAAGTTATTACCGACACTTCACCAATCCAGTACCTCTACCAAACCAATTTACTTGGTCTACTCCCCACACTGTACAATCAAATCATCCTGCCACAGGCAGTTGCCGATGAGTTGGCTCAAGGTCAATCTCAAGGTGTGGCACTCCCCGATCCAGCCTCACTTTCATGGCTTACCATCCGTCCTGTACAAGAATCAATACCCGCGCTATCAGTGCCTGAGCTTGGTGCAGGTGAACGGGAAGCACTCACATTGGCATTAGAAATTCCGGACTCTCTAGTTTTACTTGATGATGCTCTTGCCAGACGTTACGCCCGTCAGCTAAACATCATTTTCACAGGAACTCTTGGTATAATTCTCAAAGCCAAGCAATCTGGATACATAGAGACAGTTGCACCAGTGCTTGATCAACTTGATGCACTTCGCTTTCGCCTCGATCCCGGTACCCGCGCAACCGTTCTGAAACTTGCCGAAGAATCATCCTGA
- a CDS encoding UPF0175 family protein — translation MYEITLSVPEETALALNLTPEKLTEEVLLAAAVKLYELGRLSSGSAANLAGIPRVLFLSKLAEYGVDTFRLTETELAEDLANA, via the coding sequence ATGTACGAAATCACATTATCTGTGCCAGAAGAAACGGCGCTAGCTCTCAACCTCACTCCCGAAAAACTAACCGAGGAAGTGCTTTTGGCAGCAGCCGTCAAACTTTATGAATTAGGCCGACTCTCCTCTGGATCAGCCGCTAATCTAGCAGGAATACCGCGAGTTCTATTTTTGTCAAAGCTAGCGGAATACGGCGTCGATACCTTCCGCTTAACTGAGACAGAACTGGCAGAAGATTTAGCGAATGCCTGA
- a CDS encoding S8 family serine peptidase, which produces MAHWQIIHKLGWIIGGLSAAYIVTPVLASSISSIGEAGIEARKLHNPPYNLIGRKIAIGQVEIGRPGVFGFDKAVSWNPPTPLERAFYRDGPAKSNTNVDAHAAMVAGVMVSRDKSLPGVAPAARLYSTAVGSPAKGGQPEECLSAQYVTLQNGGDVRAINFSFGEPLERDTRPDALLDGNALLTQCIDWLSTIHNTLFVIAGNQGDGGIPIPTDNYNGVNTAYSTKRQGVFTKVDFPNLSAAPVGIGRRLIEREINVGDRRSISIIAPGSKIAAYNLDGKKTEVSGTSFAAPHITATVALLQEFGDRQLHSKQKNWTIDSRRHEVMKAVLLNSAEKIQDNGDGLHLGMSRTILSKDNRTWLDSDAFKDPKIPLDYQMGTGQLNAFRAYQQFSPGQWRSTAAVQPIGWDYAKVEASSFKDYVLDKPVKEKSFVSLTLAWNRLVELQDKNNNNAFDVGESFRDRGLNHLDLYLMPVDENDTSKSVCSSISEVDSVQHIFCPVPKAGRYKIRVQYRKQVNESSQSYALAWWTVPR; this is translated from the coding sequence TTGGCTCACTGGCAGATTATTCACAAATTAGGATGGATCATCGGGGGGTTAAGTGCCGCCTACATCGTTACCCCAGTACTCGCTTCATCAATATCTTCAATCGGAGAAGCGGGGATCGAAGCACGTAAGCTACATAACCCTCCCTACAACTTAATCGGTCGTAAAATTGCCATTGGTCAGGTAGAAATTGGTAGACCTGGAGTTTTTGGTTTTGACAAAGCCGTTTCCTGGAATCCTCCAACCCCTCTGGAGCGAGCATTTTATCGCGACGGGCCAGCTAAATCCAATACCAATGTAGATGCTCATGCGGCAATGGTGGCAGGGGTAATGGTCAGTCGGGACAAAAGTTTACCGGGAGTCGCACCCGCAGCAAGGCTTTATTCTACAGCCGTGGGTTCACCTGCCAAAGGAGGACAACCGGAAGAGTGCTTATCCGCTCAATATGTCACCCTGCAAAATGGGGGAGATGTGCGGGCAATTAATTTTAGTTTTGGCGAACCGTTGGAACGAGACACCAGACCGGATGCCTTATTGGATGGGAATGCGCTTTTGACTCAATGTATTGATTGGTTATCCACCATTCACAACACGCTGTTTGTAATTGCTGGGAACCAGGGGGATGGGGGTATTCCAATCCCGACGGATAACTACAATGGGGTGAATACCGCTTACTCCACCAAGCGACAGGGAGTTTTCACGAAAGTGGACTTTCCGAATTTAAGTGCTGCACCCGTTGGGATTGGCAGACGTTTGATTGAACGCGAGATTAATGTTGGCGATCGCCGCTCTATTAGTATTATTGCTCCCGGTAGCAAGATTGCGGCGTACAATTTGGACGGGAAAAAGACGGAGGTGAGTGGGACGAGTTTTGCAGCTCCTCATATTACAGCGACAGTCGCGCTGCTGCAAGAATTTGGCGATCGCCAACTCCACTCCAAGCAGAAAAATTGGACTATAGACTCCCGACGTCACGAAGTGATGAAGGCGGTGTTACTCAACTCGGCTGAGAAAATCCAGGATAACGGCGATGGCTTGCACTTGGGAATGAGCCGTACCATTTTAAGCAAAGATAACCGCACATGGTTAGACTCTGATGCCTTCAAAGACCCCAAAATTCCTTTAGATTACCAGATGGGAACCGGACAACTGAATGCCTTCCGGGCTTACCAGCAATTTAGTCCAGGTCAATGGAGGTCAACGGCAGCCGTACAACCCATCGGTTGGGATTATGCCAAAGTAGAGGCGTCATCCTTTAAGGATTATGTGTTAGATAAACCCGTGAAGGAAAAAAGTTTTGTGTCTCTGACGCTGGCGTGGAATCGTTTGGTGGAGTTGCAAGACAAGAATAACAATAATGCCTTTGATGTGGGGGAGAGTTTTCGCGATCGCGGATTGAATCACCTTGACCTTTATCTCATGCCAGTGGATGAGAATGACACGAGCAAAAGTGTCTGTTCTTCCATTAGTGAGGTGGATAGTGTACAGCATATTTTCTGCCCAGTTCCTAAGGCAGGTCGCTACAAAATCCGCGTTCAGTATCGCAAACAGGTAAATGAATCCTCCCAATCTTATGCCCTTGCTTGGTGGACAGTCCCTCGCTAA
- the rpe gene encoding ribulose-phosphate 3-epimerase, with the protein MTQTQSQKPIVVAPSILSADFSRLGEEIRAVDAAGADWIHVDVMDGRFVPNITIGPLIVEAIRPVTQKPLDVHLMIVEPEKYVEDFAKAGADIISVHCEHNASPHLHRTLCQIKELGKQAGVVLNPSTPLDLIEYVLEVCDLVLIMSVNPGFGGQSFIPAVLPKIRKLRQMCDERGLDPWIEVDGGLKGNNTWQVLEAGANAIVAGSAVFKAKDYAEAIEGVRNSKRPEPQLAAV; encoded by the coding sequence ATGACCCAAACGCAATCCCAAAAACCCATTGTTGTTGCCCCTTCTATCCTATCAGCGGATTTTAGCCGACTGGGAGAAGAAATTAGAGCCGTGGATGCCGCTGGTGCTGACTGGATTCATGTGGATGTGATGGATGGTCGGTTTGTCCCCAACATCACCATTGGTCCTCTGATTGTAGAAGCAATTCGTCCGGTTACCCAAAAGCCTTTGGATGTCCACCTGATGATTGTGGAACCGGAAAAATATGTGGAAGACTTCGCTAAGGCCGGAGCTGATATTATTTCCGTACACTGTGAGCATAATGCCTCTCCCCATCTACACCGCACTCTCTGTCAGATTAAAGAATTAGGTAAGCAAGCCGGTGTAGTGCTAAACCCCTCAACGCCCTTAGACTTGATTGAGTATGTCTTAGAAGTCTGCGACTTGGTGCTGATTATGAGCGTCAATCCTGGCTTTGGCGGTCAGAGCTTCATTCCTGCGGTACTCCCCAAAATCCGCAAACTGCGTCAAATGTGTGATGAGCGTGGACTCGATCCTTGGATTGAAGTCGATGGCGGACTCAAGGGGAACAATACCTGGCAAGTGTTGGAAGCGGGAGCCAATGCAATTGTTGCAGGTTCAGCCGTTTTTAAGGCCAAAGATTATGCAGAAGCCATTGAGGGAGTTCGCAATAGCAAGCGCCCTGAACCGCAGTTAGCGGCGGTTTAA
- a CDS encoding class I SAM-dependent methyltransferase, with the protein MNQRRELPDWEQLYQEKNVESMPWFNPDLDPDLDQALTQLNLHNSTALDLGTGPGTQAMALAQRGLQVTATDLSATAIQKAQQVAQDKNLDIVWKQDDILNSTLNQEFDFVLDRGCFHVFSPEQRANYIQVVANLIKPQGYLFLKCFSHLETRPEGPYRFTPDEIKDIFGGQFNVLSVQETVYQGTLSQLPRALFCILQRV; encoded by the coding sequence ATGAATCAACGACGTGAGCTACCTGACTGGGAACAGTTGTATCAGGAAAAAAATGTAGAATCTATGCCTTGGTTCAATCCTGATCTCGATCCAGACCTGGATCAAGCGTTAACCCAACTGAACCTTCATAATAGTACAGCCTTAGATTTGGGCACAGGACCCGGTACTCAAGCGATGGCATTAGCCCAACGAGGCTTGCAAGTCACAGCAACCGATCTTTCTGCCACAGCTATCCAGAAGGCACAACAGGTTGCCCAAGACAAGAATTTAGATATTGTTTGGAAACAGGATGATATCCTCAACAGTACTCTAAACCAAGAATTTGACTTTGTACTCGATCGCGGCTGTTTCCATGTGTTTTCCCCGGAGCAAAGAGCCAATTATATTCAAGTTGTAGCTAACTTGATTAAGCCTCAGGGTTACCTGTTTTTGAAATGCTTTAGCCACTTAGAAACACGTCCAGAGGGGCCTTATCGATTTACACCTGACGAAATTAAGGACATTTTCGGCGGTCAATTCAACGTCCTATCGGTTCAAGAAACCGTCTATCAGGGTACTCTGTCGCAACTTCCACGCGCCTTATTTTGCATCTTGCAAAGAGTCTAA
- a CDS encoding GAF domain-containing protein produces the protein MTEINVNDCDRSKEELIEELASLQQKIAELQSTKIAFDTLHELLLTSTTTAKTATGTLMIRTVLQQILKIAISLTNADESSLFLLDAEGRVTESILARGAVIRDIKQRLVGIVLDKGLAGWVSRNRKVGLVMDTMNDERWLTLPNEPYTVRSALSIPICRGKVLMAVITLMHPEPGHFSSQTAQLMQLCAEQMALIMENALLYVERHASEVQSSQPVQQKELELNATHEPLPPEETRELLGIYIMFNDGRFMYTNPGVAAIFGYSFIEFITVESIFELILSNYHDLVMNQINQCFKSQNKYLYCKFKGQRKNGASIDVQAYGTKTKLSGKQVIVGHLTLA, from the coding sequence ATGACCGAGATAAATGTGAATGATTGCGATCGATCCAAAGAAGAGTTAATTGAAGAATTGGCTTCACTCCAACAAAAAATTGCCGAACTTCAATCTACAAAAATAGCATTCGATACTCTTCATGAATTACTTCTAACCTCAACTACAACGGCGAAAACGGCGACTGGAACGCTGATGATTCGTACCGTTTTACAACAGATTTTAAAAATTGCGATCAGCCTAACTAACGCTGACGAAAGTAGCCTATTTTTACTCGATGCTGAGGGACGAGTGACTGAAAGTATCTTAGCTCGCGGTGCGGTTATCCGAGATATCAAGCAAAGACTTGTTGGTATCGTTTTGGATAAAGGACTTGCAGGCTGGGTGAGTCGCAATCGGAAAGTCGGACTTGTGATGGACACCATGAATGATGAGCGCTGGTTGACGCTCCCCAATGAGCCTTACACCGTTCGTTCTGCACTCAGTATACCGATTTGTCGGGGGAAAGTGCTGATGGCTGTGATCACTCTCATGCATCCTGAACCGGGACATTTTAGCTCACAAACCGCTCAGTTAATGCAGCTATGTGCGGAGCAAATGGCTCTCATTATGGAAAATGCCTTGCTTTATGTTGAGCGTCATGCTTCAGAGGTGCAATCAAGCCAGCCTGTACAGCAGAAAGAATTGGAGTTAAACGCCACCCATGAGCCACTCCCTCCTGAGGAAACACGAGAGTTGCTCGGCATTTACATCATGTTTAATGATGGAAGATTTATGTACACTAATCCGGGCGTAGCCGCAATTTTTGGATATAGCTTTATTGAATTTATTACAGTCGAATCTATATTTGAACTCATACTTTCTAATTATCATGATTTAGTGATGAATCAGATCAATCAGTGCTTTAAATCTCAAAATAAGTATCTTTATTGTAAATTTAAAGGGCAACGAAAAAACGGCGCTTCAATTGATGTGCAGGCTTATGGAACAAAAACCAAATTAAGCGGAAAACAGGTGATTGTGGGGCATCTCACTTTGGCTTAA
- a CDS encoding RNA ligase family protein encodes MEKQNNSDWTYVSYEKISENLNKWNLTESDYRIFKKIDWVVTEKIHGANFGIVTDGLEVRFAKRKEFLQPEEDFFDYQSLKPQLVEQAKEIFKILQADWDDLLKVFVYGELFGGEYPHPDIPAVPHIQAVQTGIYYSPKIKYCAFDMAVEMKGNLVARDYLDYDKALNLFQQVGLMGTKPLFIGRYEEALAYNPEFDSTIPALLGLPKLPFKNHAEGIVIKPLKSIYVETHKGKIRPILKIKIPDFSEDSRFHQATKWTYQKATTLQAPTQGLSIEEELSQEMLALVTERRLINVISKIGRVSRSDWDKKQEVAQLLMQDVLETFNEEWESIFSGLSGENQQILMEQLHQKSQKLVEVYFN; translated from the coding sequence ATGGAAAAACAGAATAACTCTGACTGGACGTATGTTAGTTATGAAAAAATATCGGAAAATTTGAATAAATGGAATCTTACAGAATCCGATTATCGAATATTCAAAAAAATAGATTGGGTCGTAACTGAAAAAATTCATGGTGCTAACTTTGGTATAGTCACCGATGGTTTAGAGGTTCGTTTTGCCAAACGGAAGGAATTTTTACAACCAGAGGAGGATTTTTTTGATTATCAATCCTTGAAACCTCAATTAGTTGAGCAAGCTAAGGAAATATTTAAGATTTTGCAGGCAGATTGGGATGACTTATTAAAAGTTTTTGTATACGGTGAATTGTTTGGGGGTGAGTATCCCCATCCAGACATTCCTGCTGTGCCTCATATCCAAGCGGTGCAAACAGGTATTTATTATTCTCCAAAAATAAAATACTGTGCCTTTGATATGGCGGTTGAAATGAAAGGTAATCTGGTAGCACGAGATTACCTAGATTATGACAAAGCATTAAACCTATTCCAGCAAGTTGGTCTAATGGGCACTAAACCGTTATTCATCGGTAGATATGAGGAAGCGCTGGCATATAACCCTGAATTCGATTCTACCATCCCGGCTTTATTGGGCTTGCCAAAATTACCCTTTAAAAATCATGCAGAAGGGATTGTCATTAAACCACTCAAGTCAATTTATGTAGAGACTCATAAGGGGAAAATTAGACCTATTTTGAAGATAAAGATTCCTGATTTTTCAGAGGATAGCCGATTTCATCAGGCAACCAAATGGACTTATCAAAAAGCTACAACTCTTCAAGCTCCAACTCAAGGGTTGAGTATTGAGGAGGAGTTGAGCCAGGAAATGCTGGCACTGGTGACGGAAAGACGATTAATAAATGTTATTTCTAAAATTGGTAGAGTGTCGCGGAGTGATTGGGATAAGAAACAGGAAGTTGCTCAATTATTGATGCAGGATGTTTTAGAAACGTTTAACGAAGAGTGGGAAAGCATTTTCAGCGGTTTATCGGGTGAGAACCAGCAAATTTTGATGGAACAGTTACATCAGAAATCGCAGAAATTGGTTGAGGTTTACTTCAATTAG
- a CDS encoding tetratricopeptide repeat protein, giving the protein MSKVDQVMEEIMSKAKQVIKWINDWANLIGLIIAVIALIYTILPFYNDSGKVSNLDSSVKVTNFQEVNLCNGYLVNDPLSEVLTTTSLSDKEKDYLESKINCYRDQIQKNHNDAGAYTNIGEAERRLGNLAAASKAHQKALELKPDLPEAKIGLALIEQDMGNKMAANQAIQGVLAVHPNKAIAHFYQGTILYAQNQLKDATVAWQKAKELDPNLSKPVKTWKLPNIKHVLGWQKNEPSV; this is encoded by the coding sequence ATGTCTAAAGTTGACCAAGTAATGGAAGAGATTATGTCTAAAGCTAAGCAGGTAATTAAATGGATTAATGACTGGGCTAATCTGATTGGGCTTATCATCGCTGTGATTGCGCTGATTTATACTATCCTTCCCTTTTACAATGACTCAGGGAAGGTGTCAAATTTAGATAGCTCAGTTAAAGTTACAAACTTTCAAGAAGTTAACCTCTGTAACGGCTATCTGGTTAACGATCCCTTATCTGAAGTGCTAACGACCACGAGTCTCAGCGACAAAGAAAAAGACTATCTGGAAAGCAAAATCAACTGCTATCGCGATCAAATACAGAAGAACCACAACGATGCAGGAGCATACACGAATATAGGCGAAGCTGAGCGACGATTAGGCAATTTGGCAGCTGCTAGTAAAGCTCATCAAAAAGCCTTGGAGTTAAAACCAGACTTGCCAGAAGCGAAGATAGGACTGGCACTTATAGAGCAAGATATGGGCAACAAGATGGCTGCTAACCAAGCGATTCAAGGAGTCTTAGCTGTACATCCTAACAAGGCGATCGCTCATTTCTACCAAGGTACAATTCTTTATGCTCAAAACCAGTTGAAGGATGCAACCGTAGCGTGGCAAAAGGCGAAAGAATTAGATCCAAATCTATCTAAGCCCGTCAAAACTTGGAAATTACCTAATATAAAGCACGTACTAGGCTGGCAAAAGAACGAGCCAAGTGTTTAG
- a CDS encoding serpin family protein — protein sequence MNRQKLNRVGAIVAAGIVLSGLVGGLMAQKIDALDSRPNSQKPENSRLMAQSPNRPVDSKLVDANTKFGFKLFQEVLKQDSNKNVFVSPTSIAIALSMTYNGASGETQQGMAKALELQGISLQNINQANETLKSSLEKADPDVQLSIANSLWAKQGTPFKPEFIQRNQQFYKAKVTELNFTSPDAAKTINGWVRENTRGKIDQIVNQIQPEDVLFLINAVYFKGNWTKQFDKSDTAERPFYLSNGSQKQHPMMSQSGKYRYYENDSFQAVSLPYGKGRLSLYVFLPKKDTNLVAFQQQLSLENWQQWMNQFQMRSGSLQLPRFKFDYDIQLNSALKALGMESAFSTGANFSNMTSASVAIDQVKHKTFVEVNEEGTEAAAATSVGVMLTSAQMPTEPFQMVVDRPFFCAIRDNQTGTLLFMGSIQEPK from the coding sequence ATGAATCGACAAAAACTCAACCGAGTGGGTGCTATTGTGGCAGCAGGGATTGTTCTCTCAGGACTAGTGGGAGGGTTGATGGCGCAGAAAATTGACGCCCTTGACTCCCGCCCTAACTCCCAAAAACCTGAGAATTCACGTTTAATGGCACAATCGCCCAATCGACCTGTGGATTCAAAGCTTGTTGATGCGAATACAAAATTTGGTTTCAAGCTGTTCCAAGAGGTTCTCAAACAGGACAGCAACAAGAATGTTTTTGTCTCGCCTACCAGTATCGCGATCGCACTTTCCATGACTTACAATGGGGCGAGTGGCGAAACGCAACAAGGAATGGCGAAAGCGCTGGAACTTCAAGGCATAAGCTTACAAAACATCAATCAGGCGAATGAAACTTTAAAATCCTCCTTAGAAAAAGCTGACCCTGATGTTCAGCTATCCATTGCCAACTCCCTCTGGGCGAAGCAAGGTACCCCCTTCAAGCCTGAATTTATACAAAGAAATCAACAATTTTATAAAGCCAAAGTCACTGAACTCAACTTTACGAGTCCTGACGCCGCTAAAACTATAAATGGTTGGGTTAGAGAAAATACTCGCGGTAAAATCGATCAAATTGTTAACCAAATTCAACCCGAAGATGTTCTCTTTTTAATTAACGCTGTTTATTTCAAAGGGAACTGGACAAAGCAGTTCGATAAGAGTGATACCGCTGAACGCCCATTCTACCTGTCGAATGGTAGCCAGAAGCAACATCCCATGATGTCTCAGTCTGGTAAGTATCGCTACTACGAAAATGACTCTTTTCAGGCGGTAAGTTTGCCTTACGGAAAAGGACGGCTGAGTTTGTATGTTTTCCTACCGAAAAAAGATACCAATTTAGTCGCTTTTCAACAGCAACTCTCTCTCGAAAACTGGCAACAATGGATGAACCAATTCCAAATGCGCTCCGGTTCACTTCAGTTGCCTCGCTTCAAATTTGACTACGATATTCAACTCAACAGCGCCCTAAAAGCCCTAGGGATGGAGTCGGCTTTCAGTACTGGCGCTAATTTTTCTAATATGACTTCAGCTTCAGTTGCCATCGATCAAGTTAAGCACAAAACTTTCGTAGAAGTGAACGAAGAAGGTACAGAAGCTGCTGCGGCAACCTCTGTCGGTGTGATGTTAACCTCAGCCCAAATGCCAACAGAACCCTTCCAAATGGTGGTTGACCGCCCCTTCTTCTGTGCGATTCGGGATAATCAAACAGGAACGCTTTTATTCATGGGTTCCATTCAAGAACCGAAGTAA
- the pgeF gene encoding peptidoglycan editing factor PgeF — protein sequence MHTWYWQTWEELPYLTCSLLQDWEHGFFTSAFSPRLPSEIVNVLRPDAHVYRVKQVHGNTVLTPSEIESVTAVNNDIQEEPERPSADGILTEQPQQAVWVCTADCTPVLIADEKTGQVAAVHAGWRGTATRIVPNAIARLMDSGSRLENLRIAMGPAIAGEVYQVSETVAAEVGISIIPQDNAESPEAILDLLQQLPDSPILEDAHPGRVRLDVRRVNAIQLEQLGIPSEQVAIAPYCTYQKSEHFFSYRRDKLKKVQWSGIVSKIPN from the coding sequence ATGCATACTTGGTACTGGCAAACCTGGGAAGAATTGCCTTATCTGACCTGTAGCCTTCTCCAAGACTGGGAACACGGCTTTTTCACTTCAGCGTTTTCACCCCGCTTGCCGTCGGAAATCGTGAACGTCCTCCGGCCTGATGCTCACGTTTATCGCGTTAAACAAGTGCATGGCAACACAGTACTGACGCCTTCTGAGATTGAAAGCGTCACTGCTGTAAACAACGACATTCAAGAGGAGCCGGAACGACCCTCGGCTGATGGTATCCTCACAGAACAGCCTCAGCAGGCGGTGTGGGTGTGTACGGCAGATTGTACGCCTGTGCTGATTGCGGATGAAAAAACGGGACAAGTGGCGGCAGTACATGCGGGTTGGCGGGGTACGGCAACTCGAATCGTACCGAATGCGATCGCACGACTCATGGACTCCGGTAGCCGGTTGGAAAATTTGCGGATTGCCATGGGGCCTGCGATCGCGGGTGAGGTGTATCAGGTATCCGAAACGGTCGCGGCTGAAGTTGGGATTAGTATTATACCACAAGATAATGCAGAATCCCCAGAGGCTATTCTGGATTTATTGCAGCAGCTACCTGACTCCCCGATACTCGAAGACGCGCATCCGGGACGAGTGCGCTTAGATGTGCGGCGGGTGAATGCGATACAGTTGGAACAATTGGGTATCCCTTCTGAGCAAGTTGCGATCGCGCCTTACTGCACTTATCAGAAATCAGAACATTTCTTTTCCTATCGCCGGGATAAGCTCAAGAAAGTTCAATGGTCGGGGATTGTGAGTAAGATACCCAACTAA